A single window of Asticcacaulis sp. AND118 DNA harbors:
- a CDS encoding TolC family protein, with amino-acid sequence MYFPPMRGLRAARPLAYASVLAACLTLAAPHWAFAQSTPLSLAEAMTRAGRADPTQTATQRRLEAADAGIRQAGVRPSPSVGIEAENFLGSSPYNGLNATEFTLTYQQTLERKSKREARVGAAAAEKELVRAEGRARTWAAMNAAQSLWIEAVAAEAEIGVARERLKLAEQSQAEISRRVSAARDPLFAGSLADAHVASARIARDQAEATARQLKRQLAALWGGGADFVLDAAALENTGAATLEPTLTATPDIDVLRARQRASTAQIRVENTRRVQDPTLSAGIRHFRADGSVAFLVGGSIPLNRFNDNRGNIDRSRAEAEAASADIEAAERFRERDIAAATLRMNALAQEVRRIDAEVIPLAEKAVAQVREGFARGGFTYRDVIGAQDTLMAAKARRVEVLKQFQIEQTKRDRLSGKWVALLPDAEAAR; translated from the coding sequence ATGTATTTCCCCCCTATGCGCGGTCTCCGCGCTGCGCGCCCGCTCGCCTATGCGAGTGTGCTGGCGGCTTGCCTGACGCTGGCCGCTCCCCATTGGGCGTTTGCCCAATCGACACCCTTATCTCTGGCCGAGGCCATGACCCGCGCCGGGCGCGCCGACCCGACGCAGACAGCGACACAGCGTCGTCTGGAGGCCGCCGACGCCGGCATCCGTCAGGCCGGTGTGCGTCCGAGCCCAAGTGTGGGCATAGAGGCCGAGAACTTCCTTGGCTCCAGCCCTTATAACGGCCTGAATGCGACCGAATTTACCCTGACCTATCAGCAGACACTGGAGCGCAAATCGAAGCGCGAAGCCCGCGTCGGAGCGGCAGCGGCTGAAAAAGAGCTGGTCCGCGCCGAAGGCCGCGCCCGCACCTGGGCGGCAATGAACGCGGCCCAGTCGCTATGGATCGAAGCTGTCGCCGCCGAGGCCGAAATCGGCGTGGCGCGCGAACGCCTCAAGCTGGCCGAACAGTCTCAGGCAGAAATCAGCCGCCGCGTCAGCGCCGCGCGCGATCCCCTGTTCGCCGGGTCGCTGGCCGATGCGCACGTCGCCAGTGCCCGCATCGCGCGCGATCAGGCCGAGGCGACGGCGCGTCAGTTGAAGCGGCAACTGGCAGCCCTGTGGGGTGGCGGGGCGGATTTCGTGCTCGATGCGGCGGCGCTGGAAAACACCGGCGCGGCCACCCTTGAGCCGACCCTGACGGCGACGCCGGACATCGACGTTCTGCGCGCCCGTCAGCGCGCTTCGACGGCGCAAATCCGCGTCGAAAACACCCGCCGCGTGCAGGACCCGACGCTGTCGGCCGGCATCCGCCATTTCCGCGCCGACGGCTCGGTGGCGTTTCTGGTCGGCGGCTCCATTCCCCTGAACCGCTTCAACGACAATCGGGGAAATATCGACCGTAGCCGCGCCGAAGCCGAGGCCGCTTCCGCCGATATAGAGGCCGCCGAACGCTTCCGCGAGCGCGACATCGCCGCCGCCACGCTTCGCATGAACGCGCTGGCGCAGGAGGTGCGGCGTATCGATGCCGAGGTAATTCCGCTGGCCGAAAAAGCCGTGGCGCAGGTGCGTGAAGGCTTTGCGCGCGGTGGGTTCACCTATCGCGATGTCATTGGCGCGCAGGACACGCTGATGGCCGCGAAAGCCCGGCGCGTTGAGGTGCTGAAACAATTCCAGATCGAACAAACGAAGCGCGACCGCCTGAGCGGCAAGTGGGTCGCCCTGCTGCCGGACGCGGAGGCCGCCCGATGA
- the serS gene encoding serine--tRNA ligase produces the protein MHDIKALRETPEAYVKGWSSRGRESAQADVDALLALDKDLRAAKTAFETNQAQLKKLSGEIGKAKAQKDEARAAELMTEVEGLKGAIAEAQEAERAKDEALKKLLSELPNIPFEDVPQGEDESGNVEIRTHGAPNILSFPAKDHADLGEALKLMDFEAAAKMSGSRFVVLKGQLARLERAIGQWMLDTQTTEHGYLEVNPPVLVKSHALFGTGQLPKFEEDLFAATSYDWADYKRQEEAAQTELEQAIKGKPEGDQRFDAILAWVEKNLPNQILEAIERRHYLVPTAEVSLTNLVREAITAEEELPLRLTALTNCFRAEAGSAGRDTKGMIRQHQFQKVELVSITTPEQSAAEHERMTECAEAILKKLGLSFRTMLLCTGDMGFGARKTYDLEVWLPSQNTYREISSCSNCGDFQARRMDARTRKAGEKGTRFLHTLNGSGLAVGRTLVAIMENYQDEGGRIAIPAVLQPYMGGLTHIG, from the coding sequence ATGCACGATATCAAAGCCTTACGCGAAACTCCTGAAGCCTATGTCAAGGGCTGGTCGTCGCGGGGCCGCGAGTCGGCTCAGGCCGATGTCGATGCGCTGCTGGCGCTGGATAAGGACCTGCGCGCCGCCAAGACGGCCTTTGAGACCAATCAGGCGCAGTTGAAGAAACTGTCCGGCGAAATCGGCAAGGCCAAGGCCCAGAAGGACGAGGCACGCGCCGCTGAACTCATGACCGAGGTCGAGGGCCTGAAAGGCGCGATTGCCGAGGCTCAGGAGGCCGAACGCGCCAAGGATGAGGCGTTGAAAAAGCTTCTGTCAGAGCTTCCGAATATCCCGTTTGAGGATGTGCCGCAGGGCGAAGACGAGAGCGGCAATGTCGAAATCCGAACCCACGGCGCGCCGAATATCCTCAGCTTCCCGGCCAAGGATCACGCTGATCTGGGTGAAGCGCTCAAGCTGATGGACTTTGAAGCGGCGGCCAAAATGTCCGGTTCGCGCTTTGTGGTGCTCAAGGGGCAACTGGCGCGTCTGGAGCGCGCCATCGGTCAGTGGATGCTCGACACCCAGACGACCGAGCACGGCTATCTGGAGGTTAATCCGCCGGTACTAGTGAAAAGCCATGCCTTATTTGGAACGGGCCAATTACCGAAGTTTGAAGAGGATTTGTTTGCCGCTACTAGCTACGACTGGGCTGATTACAAGCGCCAAGAAGAAGCTGCGCAAACGGAATTGGAACAAGCTATCAAGGGGAAACCGGAAGGCGATCAACGATTTGATGCAATTCTGGCCTGGGTAGAAAAGAATTTACCCAATCAGATTCTAGAAGCAATTGAACGTCGCCACTATTTAGTCCCTACCGCCGAAGTGTCCCTGACCAACCTTGTCCGCGAAGCCATCACGGCGGAAGAGGAACTGCCGCTGCGTCTGACCGCCCTGACCAACTGCTTCCGCGCCGAAGCCGGTTCAGCCGGCCGCGACACCAAGGGCATGATCCGTCAGCATCAGTTCCAGAAGGTCGAACTGGTCTCGATCACCACGCCGGAACAGTCTGCCGCCGAACACGAGCGCATGACCGAATGCGCCGAAGCCATCCTCAAGAAGCTGGGCTTAAGCTTCCGCACCATGCTGCTGTGCACCGGCGACATGGGATTCGGCGCGCGCAAGACCTATGACCTTGAGGTGTGGCTGCCGTCGCAGAACACCTATCGCGAAATCTCGTCCTGCTCGAACTGCGGCGACTTCCAGGCCCGCCGCATGGACGCCCGCACGCGCAAGGCCGGCGAAAAGGGCACGCGCTTCCTGCACACGCTGAACGGCTCCGGTCTGGCGGTCGGCCGCACGCTGGTGGCAATCATGGAAAACTATCAGGACGAGGGCGGCCGCATCGCCATTCCGGCGGTGTTGCAACCCTATATGGGCGGCCTGACCCACATCGGCTAA
- the tatC gene encoding twin-arginine translocase subunit TatC gives MNDLVTKDELHPDEADIESSRAPLMDHLVELRSRLIWMVLAFAAAFILCFAFAEPIYIFLTHPYEMANRMFEASRAHGGHGAGPFDLIEIILGLKEVPLAKNGIALITTAPLEFLFTKMKMAGFGAVILSFPVIAWHVYRFVAPGLYKRERMAFLPFLIAAPVLFVMGALLVYYIILPMVLWFSLSQQILGAGAVTVQLMPKVSEYLSLVTTLMLAFGACFQLPIVLTLLGLTGMVSAKMLGEGRRYAILGIVVVAAVVTPPDPISQLMLAIPIVLLYEISILCVRVIEFRRKEPA, from the coding sequence ATGAATGACCTGGTGACCAAAGACGAGCTTCACCCGGACGAAGCGGATATCGAATCCTCGCGCGCGCCGCTGATGGACCATTTGGTCGAACTGCGCTCGCGCCTGATCTGGATGGTGCTGGCCTTCGCCGCCGCCTTTATCCTGTGCTTCGCCTTCGCCGAGCCGATCTACATCTTCCTGACCCATCCCTATGAGATGGCCAACCGCATGTTTGAGGCCTCTCGCGCCCACGGCGGACACGGAGCCGGGCCGTTCGACCTGATCGAGATCATTCTGGGCCTGAAAGAGGTGCCGCTGGCCAAGAACGGCATTGCGCTGATCACCACGGCGCCGCTGGAATTTCTCTTCACCAAGATGAAGATGGCCGGCTTCGGCGCGGTTATCCTTAGCTTTCCCGTCATCGCCTGGCACGTCTATCGCTTCGTCGCGCCGGGCCTGTACAAGCGTGAGCGCATGGCCTTCCTGCCGTTTCTGATCGCCGCGCCGGTGCTGTTCGTCATGGGGGCGCTGCTCGTCTATTACATCATCCTGCCGATGGTGTTGTGGTTCTCCCTGAGCCAGCAGATTCTGGGGGCCGGGGCCGTTACGGTGCAACTGATGCCCAAGGTGTCGGAATATCTTTCCCTGGTCACCACGCTGATGCTGGCCTTTGGGGCCTGTTTTCAGTTGCCGATCGTGCTGACGCTGCTGGGCCTGACCGGTATGGTGTCGGCCAAGATGCTGGGCGAGGGCCGCCGCTACGCCATTTTGGGTATTGTCGTGGTCGCAGCCGTGGTTACGCCGCCGGACCCCATTTCGCAACTGATGCTGGCCATCCCGATCGTGCTTCTGTACGAAATCTCGATCCTGTGCGTGCGCGTGATCGAGTTCCGGCGGAAAGAGCCCGCCTGA
- the tatB gene encoding Sec-independent protein translocase protein TatB translates to MVPGIGGSELILIAVVALIVVGPKDLPKLLRQLGRFVAKMRSMADEFRTSFDDMARQSELEDLRKEVEALRSTQTPVIDDIREDMRRIEGEINDTIPPKGHYYSDSTDVPSPDAYDHAPDIDPDFGKPSLTDPLDEAPDPAPELATTPEKKPRKPRAKKTVEAAESIGLAAEAKPKRSRPKKTTETISS, encoded by the coding sequence ATGGTGCCCGGTATTGGGGGCTCTGAGCTCATACTGATTGCGGTCGTCGCCCTGATTGTGGTCGGCCCCAAGGATTTGCCGAAGCTGCTGCGGCAACTCGGTCGCTTCGTGGCCAAGATGCGCTCGATGGCCGACGAATTCCGCACCTCCTTCGACGACATGGCGCGCCAGTCCGAACTGGAAGACCTGCGCAAGGAGGTCGAAGCGCTGCGGTCGACCCAGACGCCGGTCATCGACGACATCCGCGAGGATATGCGCCGCATCGAAGGCGAGATCAACGACACCATCCCGCCCAAAGGGCATTACTATAGCGACAGCACGGATGTGCCATCGCCGGATGCCTATGACCATGCGCCGGACATAGACCCCGATTTCGGCAAACCGTCCCTGACCGATCCGCTGGACGAGGCGCCCGATCCCGCGCCGGAGCTGGCCACGACACCCGAAAAGAAGCCGCGCAAACCGCGTGCGAAGAAAACGGTGGAAGCCGCTGAAAGTATAGGCCTTGCGGCCGAGGCCAAGCCGAAGCGCAGCCGCCCCAAAAAGACGACTGAAACGATATCCTCATGA
- a CDS encoding twin-arginine translocase TatA/TatE family subunit, translating to MGSMSIWHWAIVAVVALLLFGGRGKLSGLMGDAAKGIKAFKDGLKDEDVKKDEAKAETKPVTDKDAA from the coding sequence ATGGGTAGCATGAGCATCTGGCACTGGGCCATTGTCGCGGTTGTCGCGCTGCTGCTGTTCGGCGGCCGTGGCAAGCTGTCGGGCCTGATGGGCGATGCCGCTAAGGGCATCAAGGCCTTCAAGGACGGCCTCAAGGACGAGGACGTCAAGAAGGACGAAGCCAAGGCCGAAACCAAGCCGGTCACGGACAAGGACGCGGCCTAA
- the scpB gene encoding SMC-Scp complex subunit ScpB has protein sequence MTIEISTEFSGELSPKLDIERAIEALLFAAAAPLSAADLARRLPEGADVGKALAALKSRYADRGVTLEVVADKWQFRTAADLGYLMVEEREEPRRLSKAALETLAIIAYHQPVTRAEVETIRGVGLSRGTLDVLHEMNLIRLRGRRRSPGRPVTYGTTEHFLEVFSLPSLHDLPGAADMRAAGLLDLNVPADFVIPEPGGAKEIEDAIGLDDMEQVEFAQDFFDSAEGERD, from the coding sequence ATGACAATCGAAATTTCCACTGAATTTTCTGGCGAACTGTCCCCCAAACTCGATATCGAACGCGCCATCGAAGCGCTGCTGTTTGCCGCCGCCGCGCCGCTGTCCGCCGCCGATCTGGCGCGCCGCCTGCCCGAAGGGGCCGATGTCGGCAAGGCGCTGGCGGCGCTGAAAAGCCGCTATGCCGACCGCGGCGTGACGCTGGAGGTCGTGGCCGACAAGTGGCAGTTCCGCACCGCCGCCGACCTCGGTTACCTGATGGTCGAAGAGCGTGAGGAGCCGCGCCGCTTGTCGAAGGCCGCCCTGGAGACGCTGGCCATCATCGCCTATCATCAGCCCGTGACGCGCGCCGAGGTCGAGACGATTCGCGGCGTCGGCCTGTCGCGCGGCACGCTGGATGTTCTGCACGAGATGAATCTGATCCGCCTGCGCGGGCGCAGGCGCTCGCCGGGCCGCCCCGTGACCTACGGCACGACCGAGCATTTCCTTGAAGTCTTTTCCCTGCCCAGTCTGCACGACCTGCCCGGCGCCGCCGATATGCGCGCCGCGGGGCTGCTCGACCTCAATGTCCCAGCCGATTTTGTCATCCCTGAACCCGGCGGCGCGAAAGAGATCGAGGACGCCATCGGGCTCGACGACATGGAACAGGTCGAATTCGCGCAGGATTTCTTCGATAGCGCCGAAGGCGAACGGGATTAG